The genomic stretch TCCGTAGCACTGCATAGTGTTTATAAATTATTAGTAGCAGTAAGATAACACATTTTCATCATCCAGTGCTAtaactttctagatttatttactCTCAACTTGATGCATTTCAACTGAAGGAACGGATGTGGTTTGCAGATAGTATGTTCCAGATGATATCCCAGCATTAAGTAGACAGGAATCTGAATTCTCATTATTTTCAATTGTTACTACTATCGGCACATGGCAATTGATTTGGATAGGACTAGTTGAAGTACAGCTCATTCAGTAGCACTGCATCGTGTTTAAATTATTATTAGCGGCAGCAGTGGTTTCTGTAGCCGGCCCCAATGATGCCCCCCACTTTAAGAGACATGATGTCAAGATCAAGGCTATCAGTGACTACTCGTCCAGTCATCTTCAGATCACAGGCCTGAATCTTGTTCCTTTCCTTTTGTTGCATCCCTCAGGTTCCTATTGGAGGATGTTACAGGCTTATCGATATTCCCATGAGCAACTGCTTCAACAGTGGCATAAACAAGATATTCGTGATGACTCAGTTCAACTCGGCATCTCTTAATCGTCACATTCACCGCACGTACCTCGGCGGGGGGATCAATTTCACTGATGGATCTGTTGAGGTAATTCACCTCAAGTTCTTGATACATAGTCTTATGTTTTCTTACGATTTTGTTCTGATGTCTTTGCCGGTTACATCACACGTTGACTGAGCCTTTTTTTCTAACAAATAAATAGGTATTGGCCGCAACGCAAATGCCTGGGGAGGCTGCTGGATGGTTCCGGGGAACCGCAGATGCGGTCAGAAAATTTATCTGGGTACTTGAGGTGAGAAGAGTATCTAGGAGCACATGGCCCTTCTTGAACCTCATACTTGTATGTATGCATTCTCAAAGTAATGCTTGTTATGTTCTATGTACCTTTCCAGGACTATTATAAGCATAAATCTATCGAGCACATTTTGATCTTGTCGGGGGACCAGCTTTATCGCATGGATTACATGGAGCTTGTGCAGGTTTGTGATTGCCTCTTTCACCTGCCCTACTGTATGTTTTATTTTGAACTGGCTGACCCTGTGGCACACATAATTTACAGAAACATGTTGATGACAATGCTGACATTACTCTATCATGTGCCCCTGTTGGAGAAAGGTATTGGCTGTTGTTCTGTATCCTCGATTCCTTCTGAAGTTGCACTGCATCCTGATTTGTTCTTCGTTGTTTTGGAAGCCGGGCATCCGAATATGGACTAGTGAAGTTCGACAGTTCAGGTCGAGTGATCCAGTTTTCTGAGAAGCCAAAGGGCGCGGACTTGGAGGCAATGGTTAGCACTCACCTTGCTCACAGTCAGATATATGTTCACACTAACAGATTTGCACTATCTAAAACTTAAACTATTGATCACTGCAGAAAGTGGATACCAGCTTTCTCAATTTTGCCATAGATGATCCAGCCAAAAATCCCTACATTGCTTCCATGGGAGTTTATGTCTTCAAAAGAGAAGTTCTTTTGAACCTTCTAAAGTAAGAACCCGGTCTTTGCGATGCATGGTTCTCCTTTGGCTCTGCATTCTAATGTTGGCATTCTCAGGTCAAGATACACAGAACTACATGACTTTGGGTCTGAAATCCTCCCGAGAGCTCTACATGATCACAATGTACAGGTAAATTTTATATGTGAACTCCACTCATTGTATAGGTAGTGTGTTGCCCCATTTGAAAAATCTGCAGCAGCTGGGGAGGTAGTGCTGCATCAAATGCAGTCTGAAAAAACTGGTATGTCATTTATTTCACTCTATTGTTGTCAGGCATATGTCTTCACTGACTACTGGGAGGACATTGGAACAATCAGATCGTTCTTCGATGCAAACATGGCACTCTGCGAGCAGGTGATATTTAGCCTTGGTTGCTTCCAGATTCTTTTTGAAACTGTTGCTTCCAAATTTGATGTACTGCAACTGTAAAATTAAACTGGACTAAAATAATCTGATAAATGATAAAGTGCTGTTTTCAGTTGGACTAAAATATCAGCCAATTTCAATCTTTCCTCACATATTTCGTCATTGCAGCCTCCAAAGTTTGAGTTTTATGACCCAAAGACTCCCTTCTTCACTTCGCCTCGATACTTGCCACCAACAAAGTCCGACAAGTGCAGGGTACGTGTCGCACGGAATAAACTTGCTATCCAAAGTACTATATGTAATCTAGGCCTATCTGATCTCTGGATCCATGTTTGCAGATCAAAGAAGCGATCATTTCACATGGTTGCTTCCTGCGCGAGTGCACCATTGAGCACTCTATCATCGGCGTCCGTTCACGCCTAAACTCCGGATCTGTGCTCAAGGTTTGCTTTCCAGTTTCCACACCACCATCATCTGAAAATTCATAATATGTAGTAGCGTCTGTGAAATGCAGTTCGTGTAACGGTCATTCTTTTCAATGGCGTTTGCAGAACGCGATGATGATGGGTGCGGATCTGTACGAGACCGAGGACGAGATCTCGGGGCTGCTGTCCGAGGGCAAGGTCCCCATCGGTGTTGGGGAGAACTCCAAGCTGAGGTGAGGAGGTTGACCTGGATACTGACACAGTATGCGTACTGTTTAGCACATGATCTGATACATTATATTCGTTGGTGTGTTGTATATGTAGCAACTGCATCATCGACATGAACGCTAGGATCGGAAGGGACGTGGTCATCGCGAACAGCGAGGTAAGATGCTCCTTCAGTCAGAGCTCAAACTCTTCTGAACCCAATGTTTTGAGAAAAGTATAAACCCCGCTCTGAACCTTGCCACTACTGTTGGTTTGGTCATGACAGGGCGTCCAGGAGGCTGATCGGCCAGAGGAAGGGTACTACATCAGGTCCGGGATCGTGGTGATACTGAAGAATGCAACCGTGAAGGACGGCACCGTAGTGTAGAACGCCGCCTTCGCCGCGGCAGCTGCATCTTTTTCGAGTGTTGGCGGTAGCCCAGAGCTGCCGACCTGAAGTTCATTCAGACAAGGAAGAAGATAGGGCCCCTGGCGGGACGGTAGAAGTTGGGAGCTGGGACGAGAGACGGCTCATGCAGCAAGCATCAGTAGCAAAGCAAGTACTCCTAGTAGTAGTCGTTCTTCCCCTGTAATAATAAAGCTGCGTGCGTGCGCGTCGAGTTGAAGTGGCAGCAGACTCTTCTGGGGGATCGATCCTGTAAATAAAACTTGAAAAATATGGGATTTTTCCGTTGCCTCCATCATCGAAGTTGCCTGACATCTACCGTCAAGTTCCTGAATGACTGTCCCCTACGTCATCTGGGGTACGTTCTATCTTAGCCCAAGCTCAAGCTTGCCCTACTAAATATTTGGTTAGTGAACTGTTTGTAGAAGTTTTTCAGTTGTCCTCCATGAGTCATCTCGCAGTCCCAAAATCAGTAAGAGTCAGAAGTTCAGAACTAGGTAATCCAGGGCCGCAGCGGGAAACTTGAGTTTCGCAGTGCGACGTCCTTCAGTTTCTCACTTTCAACTCCACGAGATGGCATTTCCTCCCTGTGGGATGCGGCTCAAGAGTCAAGACAAGGCACCTCCTGCCTGTGCATCTTTGCCCTGCTAGGCTACTTATCTCCCGTGAAACAAACATAAAAAACGGCGACATGTTACCTAGTCCTGGAACATAACTAATTTCCAAAAAGCTAGGAGCACAACCACGGAGCTCTTTCAAATGAATCACTTCCAGTCACATACGGAACTGCTACTAATTAAGGAGAGACATGCACGGTCAACTTGGCATGATGCTACATACCTAGAGCTGCATATTTACACGAATATTGAATGAAAAAACTAACAATATGGCTATGCAAATGCTACTCCAAAATAAATTGGCTTCTTTGTTCCCACCTATCTGTCGGTCCTAGCGCTCCTCTGAGGTGAACTTGTTCCAAGCATCCTGCAACGTTGGACATAAAAAGAATGTATGAATTAGAGTGCTATGTGGGTTCTTTGCACAGACCAAATCTACAATTTTGGAAATTGAAGGATCAAACTGGACCAGAGCACCACAGTCGTACTAAAAAGAAGACATGGCACAAACCTTGAGAAGGTCAAAAACTTTCTCACAGATGTACTTCTGCCTGATTGTAGCACCCCTTTGCTGCAATTTATCCGGGTGGACACACAGAGTTGCCTTCCTGTAGGCCTTCTTCACCGCGGCGGCTGTGATGAGGTCTGTAAGTGGCACTGGCTGCCAACCACTATCAGCTCCAAGAATCTGCCAGGACAAGAGTAAGAAGCACGGTGATATTTCTGTTCTGCCTTATCTTGCTTATCTGTGTAAGAGATCTATGAATGTGTTGACACATGACACAGAACGGCTTACATATTGCAAAGTGGACAACAGGGCTCGCAGATTTCCTTCCTTTCCGTTTGACCACCTCTTAACCTCAGGATCCAGGAAATCAGCCATCCTCTGAAACAGGAAAAAAAGGCAAACAATGAATAAAAATTGTTGGTGCAGTGAGAAGATGGTCCTTTCCGTGCCTAAAAATGTCTTACATGTTTCTCTGCCTGCTCTCTCTGAACCATCAGGTCGCGCATGTTCTTCTCAGCGAGGGCTTTTGACTGCAATTAGCAATGCATATCAGCACAACAACCACTGCAAAAACATAAAGAAAGTAAAACTAGAAAAACAAAACATGCATACCACTCGCTCAGTTGTGCGTTGATGCCTCTCTATTCTTGCTTTATGCCTTAAACCCGACTCAGCATCAACCACTACAGCCAACAAAACATTTATATGTTAGCTCACCAAttcatttttaaatttttaagaGACCATAAATGCAAAACTACTAAAATCATGCCATAACAGAACAAAATACTGGAACTTCCATGCATTTTGCTTAGTGGAAACAGGTAACCTCGCTTGTTACAATAAAACATATGGAAGTAATGAGTACCTTTGCTACTAGAATCTGGGTTTCTTAAGGAGCCACTAGAAGTTGCTCTTTGAGAATGAGTGTCCTGTCGAATATCCTGCACATCCAGAGACCAGGATTCAGATCTAGCCAGTATTTTGAATAATAATAACGATAGTAACATTTGAAGTGGCTTCACTATTTTAGATGATATATTATACCAACAAACACCACCTGCCAGATTACTGGGCGTACAACTAACCTTGGAAGAGGATCTGATTTGTTCCCTGCGTTCTCTTGCCTCTGCAGCAGCCTTCTCAGCCTTAGCCTTTTTAATCGCCCTCTCCCGAGCTTCTGCAGTTGCTCTTTCGACTGCAGCCCGTTCTGCTTTTATCCGAGCTTCGGCATTTGCTCTCTCTTCTTTTTGTCGGGCCTCAGCAGAAGCCCTTTGGCGTGCCGCCGCAATCCTTTCCAATGCCATTTTTTCTGCCATCTCACGAGCATTATTAAATGCCCTCTCGTGGGCTTCTCTTGTAGCTCTTTCAACAGCAAGTTTATCCTTTTCCCTTTCCCTTTCCCTCTCCTGctcttcctttctttttctttcactGTCTTCGgcattttctctttctttctcaaATATcttttgcctttcttttgcttCTTCAAGTCTTTGAGCAGCCTCTCTGTCCTCTCTTTCCTTTTCTGATTTTGTACTCCCCCTCTCTTTGCTTCTCTGAGGCCCAGGTGTCTCTTTTCTTGACACCTCAGCGGAAACTGGGAATGAACTTTCTGCAGATTTAGGCACACTGTCATTCTTCTCCAAATGAACATGTTGATGCTTTTGTTCTGCCTTTGATATCCTTTCTCTAGAGTCTTTTCCTTCCATTTTGTTTGCACTGCTTTTCTCTTCTTCAGATGTTCTAGATATTTCTGTAGGTAATTCTCTTGCTGCTTCTTTGCGCACCTCTTTGGTCTTGTCAACACCAGGAACATTTTCATTAGATGTCTGAGAAATAGCAGATTCAGCATTTTGAGTCAAGTGCTGCACGTCCGTACTCATTTCTGGACAGAAAGCTAGCTCGTCCTTTGAATTTATTGTTACTATGGTGGGGCAATCATTAGCAGATTTCATGGTAATCTCATCTTCAGAACTTATCACACTTTCCATTTTATCAACTGTTATCTTACCCCGTGCATCTACATCAACTTGTCCTTCGTTAGTATCAGATACAGATGCCTTTTGATCCTCCTGATTAGCATGAGCTGATTCTTCCTCCGTATCTGTCTTCTCATTATTTTCTGAGGGGGTTTCTTCTGCTTCTTTCCGTTCACAAACGGAGACAGGTCTATCAGTCCCTTCTTCTGTTCTGTCTTCCACTTCGCTAGGCCCTAATGAACCTTGGATTTCCTGATCAACGTCCCCTTTAATCAATTTGCTGGCTACCTCGAATACATTCAGCACAGATGACACTACAGGATTATTGGTTTGCAAAGTAATATCACTCTGTTCAGTACACTTAACATCCTCATCTGGAACAGACTCTTCAGTATGTGTGTGTGGATAAAGTTCCACTTCAGTTTCAACTTTCTCTACTTCAGAGATTAGTGATTCACAAGGTATTTCGTTTTCATTATGCAGGTATGATTCACCAATAAAACTAAACTTTTCCCTTCCATAGGTTTCAGCTTCAAGCTCAGATGTACTCTCGACCCTTGGGGAAGTTTGAGTTAGATCAGATCTTTCAAGTTCCTCTAAAATCAATGATTTAATTTGACTTGCTTGGGAATTATAAACATCAGCAACTTCTGGAGGTTCTTGTAATGTTTTACTACTCCCTGAAGTGCTTTGGATCTCATAATCACATCGTACCTCTAGTCCTCCTTCACTCTTTTCGGACTCCTTCAATGTTCCTTCTACTgaactcatattactattaccaaGATGTTTCAGATCATTGGCGTAGTTAACAGACGAAGAAGTTGAGCGTGAACTAGGAACATCCTTGATGAAGTCTAAttcaggagagaccttgctcacaGAAGGAAGGTCAACACTCCCATCATCGTGGCTTCCTTCAGAATTTCCAACAGTCACAAGTTCCTCACAATGGGAGCTATCAATACCTTTGTGTGCCATATATTCTGTAGAAGCTTCCAGCATTGCAGACACCATATCTTCTCCTTTATCCAATTGAACTGTGTTATCTTCTTTCCGACTTTCATGTTTCACTTCCAAATCGCTGTGATAATTAACAACCCGCGGTTTTTCATGTCTTCCAAGGTCAGAGTCTTGCATGGTAACTTCAACTTTACCTTCTTGGACCTTTCTGGGCTCAGTGACAGTCTTTGATGTCCCACAATTATCTTCTTCCCCCCTGGCTGTATCAGTCTGGCATTTCTGATCATCTCCAGTAAGCTCAAAAAATTCATCACCTGATCTCCAGTTACCTAGTTTCTCTAATTTACTGGAATTTTGACATGGCATAGTGCAAGTTCGCATCATCTGCTTAGGCTTCTCAAATGGCAGTACCTTTCTTCCACTGTCATCACAATGATTCGTTCTGACAGCATTACCTTGGTGCTTGTCCAACACAAAATTATGTCCTTTTGCTGGATTTTTCATTGACATGTTTTCCTCAAATGTATATACCTCTACAGGAGCCTTGATTTCTACAGATCTTGTGCTTCTGTGATGACTGGGCTTCTTTCGAATTTTAAAACTGTCACCTTTTCTCTCCATTAGTTCCTTTGCAGCTCTTAACCTAGCATCAGCATATTCCATTGCCTCCTTCATAGCGTCTGCAGCAGAACTCGGATTGGCCTCAGTGTAAGACAAAGCAGGATCAGCTCTTTTTTCAGTTCGAGGCACATTGGTACTTGAAGCAACATGGACAGAAATTGGAGTGTCACTGTCAAGATGTAGATCTCCCTTTGCTGCACTTTCTTTCTTGTTTAGCACTTTAGGTTGCTGCGCCAAAGGTTGTAGTGGTACTTTTGGTTGTGTCTGCACATTAACATTAGATACCCTCATAAATGCATAATCTGCAAAAGGTTTTCCATTGCTGGGTGTTGCAAGAATATCAGATTTCTGGTTACTTCCATTTTCAGAAACATTTTCAGAAAGAGGTggacattctggtacatgctgctTCTGATGAAAACTGAAGTCAATCTCAGGACTTCTCACCTTGGCAGCTACAAAGGTTGAGGGGGGCTTCTTCCCTCTGTCTCCATTACTGGGCGTTGCAGAAATATGAGATTTCTGGTTACTTTCATTTGCAGGAACATTTTCGGAAAGAGGTAGACATTCTGGTCTGTGCTGCTTCTGATCAAAACTGAAGTCAATCTCAGGACTTCGCACCTTTGCAGTTACAGAGGTTGAGGGGGGCTTCTTCCCTCTGTCTCCATTACTGGGCGTTGCAGAAATATGAGATTTCTGGTTACTTTCATTTGCAGGAACATTTTCGGAAAGAGGTAGACATTCTGGTCTGTGCTGCTTCTGATCAAAACTGAAGTCAATCTCAGGACTTCGCACCTTTGCAGTTACAGAGATTGAGGGGGGCTTCTTCCCTCTGTCTCCATTAGTCATTATACCATTATCTATTTTTGAAACATGATTAGTTGCTGGGGCATGTGAAAAATTCGAAGAACCAACCACATGATCCACTGAAGGGTGAACTGTGCAAGTAGTCATCTCAATTAGATCATTCGGTTTTGCCTGGGTAGTCTTGCAATATGACATGACAAATTCCTGACTCTCCGGAGGGAAGGACATTGGAGAAGACTCGTGCTCTTTGAAGTGTTGATGGAGCGCAGATTTCTCAGCATCAAGTCGCCTAGATTCATTGTTTATCGATGATCTGTTAAAAATTAAATCAGTGGTGTACTTCAACTATCAAAGCAAGTTCAAGAGCAACAAGCATGAATAAATAAAAAATGTTAATATGGTTCACTACAAGTTGTAAGTGGTAACATAAGGGACAGCTCAAGTAGCACAGAACTACACTTTAGCAAAGGTACATTTAAAAATTGTAGAAGGGGTATTCATATTATATCATACCATGAATGAAAGAAAGAAGCTATAAAACTAATTTGAAACGAGTACAGTAAAATAATGGATTCTGATTCTGCATAAAAGGAACTATCTAGTTTTACATACTATATTATGGCACCACTGGGCAGCCTTAGGAAGAATGCCTAGTAAGTTCCAAATATCAGCTATGTGAAAATTGAGAAGCCTCTTGTCCATGGACAAATAATGCATGCCAGAATCTGAGGTGTCTATAATACTGTAAAATATATGCTTGTTTGAAGAGGATGTTGTCTAAATTTTTTGTATTCATATGTCTGTAGAGACAGATGTGAATATGTTGCTAATTTTGATATTATAAGATGCCACCTCAAACATATAGCACGCCCATACTAACACAATTGGTCCAATTAATCAACAAATTTTGCAGATTCAATATTCAAATGATATGATCCATTTCAGATTTATGTTGGAATCACAAGGAGTGCAAATTATTTCTTGGAGACAGACCTGACAAGAAAACAAATTCATAGGTTGATCACAACCAGTAGATATCACGGATATAAATAGTATAGCATAGCAATGTCAGGCACTAGCATTCTATGATCCTATCCAGATTAACGTTGCAGCACATAGTTCATGGACTTCAATCCGTGCGTAGAGGTGCCGTAGCAGTAAATACGTTCCATAGTAAGAATCTGTCCAATCAATATGATAATTCCGTATGCATCCAGATAACCATATGTCAAAAGTTACATTAGTCTTACACAGCAGCACTTACCTGTCCTACCCCAGTGTGATCACCCCTGTTGTTTCCTATCATGTGATATGTTTCTGCTGGTTGAGATGTTAGAGGTGGCCCCACCACCAGGTCCGTCCTCTCTATCCCAGACAATGGATCTGTTCAACCCATTTGTTGACATTGACGTGAACTAAAACGAAGGGAACTGACAGGAAAAGGGACTTTCCATGCCAATTGCCAATTACCAATAGCAGAGGGAAATCAACGTGATGTCCATCTCATAACTCACAACGTAGTCATTCTGCTTTTCTATTCCAACCAGCAGTAGCCTAGCAATGAAGCTTGTAATAATGCTCCCTGGCAACACCAACTTCTTGTGTCTAGCTTGTAGATATCGTGGCACTCATCGAAAGCGCTTGTTGCAGTGTGAAACATAAACCAAACGTTCCACTAGTGGTGTTTTTGACACTGCATTTAGCACTGATCTGGCTGATTTCAGCTATATTGCTTAGCTCAGGTAGCTCTTATTTCGGTATGGCAGTGGCTACTCCCACAGGAAATGTTTAGGCGACTAATGGCGGTGGCTGTTTCGCATAACATAAGGAAAGTGTCATTATTTTGGAGCTACCCGTTATGGTGGGACCAATTCGTATGAGGGCAGCCAACACAAATGTGACATGTAATAGGAAACAACAATCATAAAGAAAAGAGCAGTGAGCAAATTAAGAGATGCCTATTACCGGTCCAAAGACGACAAAATAATGATGTACCTATTACTAGTACGGTACACCAGCTATAACCACCAATAGAAGCACGTCCAACAACGTCACATATGGATATACCTATATGGAGAACCAACATAAGATGGTCAGCTGAGCACACAAACTTGGACCAATCTAAGGCATACACTTGTTCCATGACTACACGGCAGGCTGACACCGGTCTTAAGCTTAAACTTGTTTCCACGACTACGTGGCAGGCGTACACCAATCTGAAGCATGCAGTTGCAATCTAAGGCATACATTTGTTCCACGACTACGTGGCAGGCTGGCACCAATCTGAAGCATGCAGTTGCAAAAGGCAGAGAGTGCGATTATCGGCAGCAAGCTTGGCCCCCGAAAAGCCTTCCAACCCTATCAATGTCACCCTCACTGAATATTTGTGTTTCAACTCACAGTACAGCTTTTCTATCCACATGGAGAACAAGCTGGTGGTAGTGAAGTCCTTGGACCATAGGAGAAGCTACGTATGACCTAACAAGACGAGGACACCACGATTGACGCATACCCAACcaacacaggcagacatgttaatTCCGACATCAAGGCATGCTACTGCTGGCCTGAATACCCTAGACGcgcaggcgaggcgaggcgaggccagGCTGTGATGGCAGCAGCGTACGCAAATACAGCTCACCGTTTTGAGGCTTAATTAATTTCGGAAGCAATAAAGGAGGAGTTCGACGGTGGTTTGAGGAATTGTTGATGCTCCGTCCTAAGTGGGCATCTCTCTAAAGCCAGGCTCTAAAGCTCGGAATCGTAGACTAGAAATACGGCCGCCTTTACGAGTGGAAGAAAAGGGATGATGGGGGAGGGGGAAAGGTTGAGAAATCCTCATCACACTCGCAGACTCGCGAGGAGACATGGAAGCGATGGGCATTTGGGGGCAACGGAAGGACGGAATCCGGAATCGCAGCGGTGTCTACCTTGCAACCCCGCCCGGGTCCTGAAAATTGTAGTATTCGAGGTGAGGCGAATGGCACACTCAGCCCAGTTGATCCAAATCAAACCTGGGAGAAGCATTCCAGGTAGAGGGGCAGGCGGTGTGGCGGGCGGGAAGGaagggcgcggcgcggcgcgaacGAACCTGGAGGAGCTGCCGCTGGCGCTGGCGCTGGCGCTGGACGAGGcgatgtcctcctcctcctcctccgttgcgggcgcgggcgcgggcgggaACAGGTCGTGGTAGGGCGCGGCGAAGTCGGCGAACCGGAACCCGCCGAAGATCTCCCCGTATTCGTCGCGGCGCCGGGCGGAGGAGAAGAGGCCCCCGCCGTCGTCTGCAGCGGCGACGGGCGGCAGGTCGAGGTAGGGAATGGAGCAGGTGGCGGCGAAGACCTCGGCGTAGTCTAGCGGCGGCGGGCCCGCGGCCCCGAAGCGCGGCGGGCCCCCGAAGACGTCGCCGTACCCCGCGCGCGCGGACGGGGTCTTCCGGTGGTGCCTCCGCTCCCTCCGCGGCGCGTCCATGGCCGGCCGCCGGCCTGGGTGTGggtggggagggggaggaggaccaGGTAGGGGTTTGGGTTTGGGCGGAGGTGGAGACGACAGACAGAGAGACAGAGGAGGTGGGGGAGTGGGAGGCTCTCTCTTTTTTGGCGGAGGTGGAGCTCGACTCGATGattttgtttctttcttttctttttcttcggaacGAACCGAACCGTTGTTGGTTGTCACTCACTGTGGCGGTGGGACCGGGATGGACGAGAAAAAGAACCTGAATTCTTCCGGACGGACGCGTGCTGAACGGAAGTCCTGGGCGGGCGCACTATAGGACAGAGAAAACCCGAACGCACGTGCTACGTGACAAATCTCATACGACACCACGCACTATCAAGCCACATTATCCTTTCGTCCTCTCCAAATCGCGCCGCCCGAGACCACCCGCCCGCAGCGCCGCCCTCGCCGTCCAGTGCACTGCACGCGCCCAGACCTTGCGCCGTCGTCGTAGAAGAGCTCGAGCTGCTGCTCGTCGCGCCGCCTGGAACCTTCTCGTCGCCGACGCCGGAGGCCATGGACCTCTTGCCGGCGAGTCCGCAGCCACCCTTCTGGTGGAGAGCAAATCCCCCGTATGGCCAGTCGGTGGTACGCACATCAGGCAATATCAATCGGAGCAGATCCCCTCACGGTCAGCAGCGGCATCGGAGCAGTGTCCGTGCGCTTACTCCACCAGATCGAGCCTAACCTCGAGTAGAGAAAGGGCCAATGGAGAAGAAAAATTGTAAGCTTGGAAGATGCAGCTTTGATTTTACTCGATGTATACAAAGATCAAGCCTGGAGCCTCGCGTCGATGCGCAACTTCATTGTCCGACGCCGCAACTTTGGTATTTGTCGGAGTAACTTTGGTGCAAGGCGATGCAATTTTGGTGTCCTACATAGCAATTTTTTTATACTCGATAAAGCTATTATTTGTATCTGGTAACGTAATTTTTGTGTCTGGCAGAGCAACTTTTATGCCTGACAAAGCAATTTTCGTGTCTGGCAGCGTAATTTTGGTGTCCAACTTTGATATCCGaaagagcaactttggtgccaaCAACTTGAACAAATTACAAGTAAGATATCTTTGGTACCCGATAAAGCTACGTTCGTGTCTAGCAGCGTAATTTAGGTGTAGCAACTTTGGTACTCGTCGGAGCAACTTCGGTGTCTGAGGGTGCAATTTTGGTGTTCGATAGAGAATTTTTGTGGCTGACAAAGCTACGTTCGTGTTTGACCGCATAATTTTGGTGGCCGATAGAGCAATTTTGATGCCTGAAAGAGCAACTTTTTTGCCTAGCGGTGCACTTTTCGTGTCCCGCAGACTAACTTTGATAACCGATAGAACAACTTTGGTGTCCAGTAGCGTAATTTTGGTGTCCGACGGAGCAACTTTTGTGCCTGACTAAAAGCTATGTCCATGTCAGGCAGGGTAATTTTTGGTGTTcgacagagcaactttggtaTTGCTccgagcaactttggtgcccagAGACGAAATTTTGTTGTCCAATagagcaactttggtactcgTCGGGAGCAACTTTTAGTGCCTACCGACGGAGCAACTTTTATGCCCGACAAAGCTATGTTCGTGTCTGGCAGCGTAATTTTGGTGTTCGACCTAGCAACTTTGAAATCCGATGTTG from Lolium rigidum isolate FL_2022 chromosome 4, APGP_CSIRO_Lrig_0.1, whole genome shotgun sequence encodes the following:
- the LOC124648217 gene encoding calponin homology domain-containing protein DDB_G0272472-like, whose amino-acid sequence is MDAPRRERRHHRKTPSARAGYGDVFGGPPRFGAAGPPPLDYAEVFAATCSIPYLDLPPVAAADDGGGLFSSARRRDEYGEIFGGFRFADFAAPYHDLFPPAPAPATEEEEEDIASSSASASASGSSSRSSINNESRRLDAEKSALHQHFKEHESSPMSFPPESQEFVMSYCKTTQAKPNDLIEMTTCTVHPSVDHVVGSSNFSHAPATNHVSKIDNGIMTNGDRGKKPPSISVTAKVRSPEIDFSFDQKQHRPECLPLSENVPANESNQKSHISATPSNGDRGKKPPSTSVTAKVRSPEIDFSFDQKQHRPECLPLSENVPANESNQKSHISATPSNGDRGKKPPSTFVAAKVRSPEIDFSFHQKQHVPECPPLSENVSENGSNQKSDILATPSNGKPFADYAFMRVSNVNVQTQPKVPLQPLAQQPKVLNKKESAAKGDLHLDSDTPISVHVASSTNVPRTEKRADPALSYTEANPSSAADAMKEAMEYADARLRAAKELMERKGDSFKIRKKPSHHRSTRSVEIKAPVEVYTFEENMSMKNPAKGHNFVLDKHQGNAVRTNHCDDSGRKVLPFEKPKQMMRTCTMPCQNSSKLEKLGNWRSGDEFFELTGDDQKCQTDTARGEEDNCGTSKTVTEPRKVQEGKVEVTMQDSDLGRHEKPRVVNYHSDLEVKHESRKEDNTVQLDKGEDMVSAMLEASTEYMAHKGIDSSHCEELVTVGNSEGSHDDGSVDLPSVSKVSPELDFIKDVPSSRSTSSSVNYANDLKHLGNSNMSSVEGTLKESEKSEGGLEVRCDYEIQSTSGSSKTLQEPPEVADVYNSQASQIKSLILEELERSDLTQTSPRVESTSELEAETYGREKFSFIGESYLHNENEIPCESLISEVEKVETEVELYPHTHTEESVPDEDVKCTEQSDITLQTNNPVVSSVLNVFEVASKLIKGDVDQEIQGSLGPSEVEDRTEEGTDRPVSVCERKEAEETPSENNEKTDTEEESAHANQEDQKASVSDTNEGQVDVDARGKITVDKMESVISSEDEITMKSANDCPTIVTINSKDELAFCPEMSTDVQHLTQNAESAISQTSNENVPGVDKTKEVRKEAARELPTEISRTSEEEKSSANKMEGKDSRERISKAEQKHQHVHLEKNDSVPKSAESSFPVSAEVSRKETPGPQRSKERGSTKSEKEREDREAAQRLEEAKERQKIFEKERENAEDSERKRKEEQEREREREKDKLAVERATREAHERAFNNAREMAEKMALERIAAARQRASAEARQKEERANAEARIKAERAAVERATAEARERAIKKAKAEKAAAEARERREQIRSSSKDIRQDTHSQRATSSGSLRNPDSSSKVVDAESGLRHKARIERHQRTTERVSKALAEKNMRDLMVQREQAEKHRMADFLDPEVKRWSNGKEGNLRALLSTLQYILGADSGWQPVPLTDLITAAAVKKAYRKATLCVHPDKLQQRGATIRQKYICEKVFDLLKDAWNKFTSEER